Below is a genomic region from Pseudazoarcus pumilus.
CGGCGGAGTGTGACGCCGACGCGGAACGACCCTGGGCGACCGGCGTCCACACTCACATGATCTGCCGGCGCCCGAGTTGCGCCGCGGCACCCATCGAAGCCGTCACAAACGGAAAAGGAGGGAGCCATGATCCGCAAGACCCTGCATGAGGTCGCCGTCGAATGCGTCGTCGGCGACATTGTCGCCCAGTCGGACATCGACGCCGTCGTCAACGCCGCCAACGCCGAGTTGCGCACCGGTGGCGGCGTGGCCGGTGCGCTGCATCGCGCGGCCGGTCCCGGTCTGGAGCAGGAGTGCCGGCCGCTCGCGCCCATCCGCCCCGGCCAGGCCGTGATCACCGGCACCCACGCGTTGCCCAACCGTCACGTCATCCATTGCCTGGGGCCGGTCTTCGGCGTGGATGAGCCGGCAGACGAGTTGCTCGCGGCGTGCTACCGCAACACATTGGAGCTGGCCGAGCGCGA
It encodes:
- a CDS encoding macro domain-containing protein, whose product is MIRKTLHEVAVECVVGDIVAQSDIDAVVNAANAELRTGGGVAGALHRAAGPGLEQECRPLAPIRPGQAVITGTHALPNRHVIHCLGPVFGVDEPADELLAACYRNTLELAEREGLRSLAFPAISTGAFGYPLHAATEIALATVLEAAPRLVFVRLIRFVLFDRAALDVHAEVLEALSGAEGEQ